From the genome of Chionomys nivalis chromosome 19, mChiNiv1.1, whole genome shotgun sequence, one region includes:
- the LOC130890392 gene encoding sperm motility kinase-like: MMASPWDDNILDKDFKILTPLGVGSFGEVKLACHIPTKTQVAVKILSKKCNTLDEIKSEVKILETLEHSNIIHFFHVVDTQSKTYIIMEYVAGKDLQMFLSEVGCLKEQEARPIFQQVVSAVHFLHQRRIAHRDIKLENILIDGDGNVKLCDFGMAIQLAEGQKLEELCGSLLYIAPEMLARKPYDGLAVDMWSLGVVLYVMVTGQFPYTEDTLHGMHRLITNTKYPVFDHLSKPCHITIAQLLMVPTKRRITIYQLVRRPWLDSVKTHTTPTTKEILPRLVETMCTMGYNLEDIFSTLRYRQPNNVTATFNILKHKLSSEDSHKQTEHPCLKSSHIDAQHPLFSLKRRASEPALATIREAGKRQSKKEGVEGRCKSCQSLVKLNKYSCLELKPCSEVTVTEGNVLMANVIKCGNGDIGDNMNSVDIWPGDLSLFELHLDGRPTLFLNMDFSTEEPSMEPNIPNDQPEIESTTSASRPFKGWKRMRNEFPMYSMHC; encoded by the coding sequence ATGATGGCCAGCCCCTGGGACGACAACATCCTTGACAAAGATTTCAAGATCTTAACACCTCTAGGTGTAGGTTCTTTCGGGGAGGTGAAGCTTGCCTGCCACATTCCCACCAAAACACAGGTTGCTGTTAAGATCCTTAGTAAAAAATGCAATACTCTGGATGAGATCAAGTCTGAAGTAAAGATCCTTGAGACTTTGGAACACAGTaacatcattcatttttttcacgTCGTTGACACACAATCAAAGACTTATATAATCATGGAGTATGTGGCTGGAAAGGATCTACAGATGTTCCTCAGTGAGGTTGGATGTTTAAAGGAGCAGGAGGCTAGACCCATCTTCCAACAGGTCGTATCAGCCGTGCACTTTCTCCACCAAAGACGCATTGCCCATCGCGATATTAAATTGGAGAATATCCTTATTGACGGAGATGGTAACGTTAAGCTTTGTGATTTTGGTATGGCAATTCAGCTCGCAGAGGGGCAGAAGTTGGAAGAACTCTGTGGGTCCTTGCTCTATATAGCTCCAGAGATGTTGGCAAGGAAACCGTATGATGGACTGGCTGTTGATATGTGGAGCTTAGGAGTCGTCCTATATGTAATGGTCACAGGACAATTTCCATACACAGAAGACACATTACATGGTATGCACAGGCTCATCACCAACACAAAGTATCCTGTCTTTGACCACTTGTCAAAACCCTGTCACATCACCATTGCACAATTACTCATGGTTCCCACTAAGAGGAGAATAACAATCTATCAACTTGTGAGAAGACCATGGCTGGACTCCGTAAAAACCCATACAACACCTACAACTAAAGAAATCCTTCCAAGGCTTGTAGAGACTATGTGCACCATGGGTTATAACTTGGAAGATATTTTTTCAACACTAAGATACAGGCAACCAAATAACGTAAcagcaacttttaatattctaaaacacAAATTGAGCTCTGAGGACAGTCATAAGCAAACTGAGCATCCGTGTTTAAAGAGCAGCCACATAGATGCTCAACACCCTCTATTCTCACTGAAGAGGAGAGCCAGTGAACCAGCCCTGGCAACAATTAGAGAAGCTGGGAAGAGACAATCAAAAAAAGAAGGTgtagaaggaagatgcaagagttGCCAAAGTCTTGTCAAGCTCAACAAATACTCATGCTTGGAGCTGAAGCCCTGTTCAGAAGTCACAGTCACAGAAGGAAATGTCCTGATGGCTAATGTCATTAAGTGTGGTAATGGGGACATTGGAGACAACATGAATTCTGTGGACATCTGGCCTGGTGATCTCTCCTTATTTGAATTACACTTGGATGGAAGACCCACATTGTTTCTGAACATGGACTTCTCGACAGAGGAACCTTCCATGGAACCCAATATTCCCAATGACCAGCCTGAGATCGAATCCACAACCTCTGCATCCAGGCCATTCAAGGGCTGGAAACGGATGAGGAATGAATTTCCCATGTACTCGATGCACTGTTGA